A single genomic interval of Persephonella atlantica harbors:
- a CDS encoding RuBisCO large subunit C-terminal-like domain-containing protein, producing the protein MNFISATYLLSSEKRFSPEEKLKEYIKEIFGEGKFSPQISEVEYIHDRDSGLYKALIKIDFPVILFRHDLYSIFTLLYGELVLPENIKLIGVDFPLAFVDHFSGPNFGIKEIRDILGIHHRPLVSIPLKYTNGIKKKDFERLLKSIIDGNPDIVREDEIFFSDAYIPFYERIDTVCKIIESSSRKKILYLPVLAGSVNEIVDKIEFATERGINLFVINIFPVGIESLHLLSETYRVGFLVNPGYPPFFYENDNFGIEPSLFFGKLLRLAGADMVFIPSPYRHREVPHYRSVEIASSLLEDFYNISPSFPVVCGNIQDKDLSRIFSDFGNQVVIDTDNPIRLEEITEAVCSFMDMLECVISGITEEECKSIEKGKKE; encoded by the coding sequence ATGAACTTTATATCAGCCACATATCTGCTCAGCTCTGAAAAGAGATTTTCTCCTGAAGAAAAGTTAAAGGAATATATAAAAGAGATATTCGGAGAGGGAAAGTTTTCCCCTCAAATTTCAGAAGTGGAGTACATACACGATAGAGATTCAGGACTGTATAAAGCCCTGATAAAAATAGACTTTCCTGTTATTTTGTTCAGACACGATTTATACTCTATTTTTACGTTACTTTATGGAGAACTTGTTTTACCTGAAAATATTAAACTGATTGGAGTTGACTTTCCACTTGCATTTGTTGACCATTTTTCAGGACCAAATTTTGGAATAAAAGAGATAAGGGATATTCTTGGTATTCATCATAGACCGCTTGTATCTATACCTTTAAAATACACAAACGGTATAAAGAAAAAAGATTTTGAAAGGCTTTTGAAGAGCATTATTGACGGTAATCCAGATATAGTAAGAGAAGATGAAATATTCTTCAGCGATGCATACATACCATTTTATGAGAGAATAGACACTGTCTGCAAAATAATAGAAAGCAGCTCAAGAAAGAAAATCCTTTATCTTCCTGTACTTGCAGGAAGTGTGAATGAAATTGTAGACAAGATAGAGTTTGCAACAGAGAGAGGCATAAATCTATTTGTGATCAATATATTTCCTGTAGGAATAGAAAGTTTACATCTTCTCTCAGAAACATATAGAGTGGGATTTTTAGTGAATCCTGGATACCCACCATTTTTTTACGAAAATGACAATTTTGGGATAGAACCTTCCCTGTTTTTTGGTAAATTACTCAGACTTGCTGGTGCTGATATGGTGTTCATACCTTCTCCTTATAGACATAGAGAAGTCCCACATTACCGTTCTGTTGAAATTGCCAGCTCTCTTTTGGAAGATTTTTACAACATATCCCCTTCATTTCCAGTAGTTTGTGGAAACATACAGGATAAAGATTTATCCAGAATATTCTCAGATTTTGGAAATCAGGTAGTTATAGATACAGATAATCCCATCCGCTTAGAAGAAATAACAGAAGCAGTATGTTCTTTCATGGATATGCTGGAATGTGTGATATCAGGTATTACAGAGGAGGAATGCAAAAGTATAGAAAAAGGGAAAAAAGAGTGA
- a CDS encoding MtnX-like HAD-IB family phosphatase, giving the protein MQKYRKREKRVKAIFFSDFDGTVTKKDVIESIMSYFAPPHWKNIHNSLIRGKLDIDVGIRMMFNLIPCDSKEEIIKWCLENVELREGFGEFLQYLNSKGVHFVILSGGLDFYIYPLLHRYLNLIHKIHCNRFRCYNGKMDLFFTYRCNCKCRRNCGTCKLYVIQKYYKNYSLKFYAGDGITDLDACQYNDIIFSTGGLTGYLKKYKNKRTRHFETFYDVINAMEEMERESYYEKSL; this is encoded by the coding sequence ATGCAAAAGTATAGAAAAAGGGAAAAAAGAGTGAAAGCTATATTCTTTTCAGACTTTGACGGAACAGTAACAAAAAAAGATGTTATTGAGTCAATCATGTCTTATTTTGCACCTCCCCACTGGAAGAATATTCATAACTCTCTTATAAGAGGAAAGCTGGACATAGATGTTGGGATAAGAATGATGTTTAATCTAATCCCCTGTGATAGTAAAGAAGAGATTATAAAATGGTGTCTGGAAAATGTTGAACTGAGGGAAGGATTTGGAGAGTTTCTCCAGTACCTGAATAGTAAAGGTGTTCATTTTGTTATTCTGAGTGGAGGTCTTGATTTTTATATATATCCACTTTTGCATAGGTATTTGAATCTGATCCATAAAATACACTGTAATAGATTCAGATGTTATAACGGTAAGATGGATCTTTTTTTTACCTATAGGTGCAACTGCAAATGTAGGAGGAACTGTGGAACCTGTAAGCTGTATGTTATTCAAAAATATTACAAAAATTACAGTCTGAAATTTTATGCCGGAGATGGTATAACAGACCTTGACGCATGTCAATATAATGATATAATTTTTTCAACAGGAGGGCTCACAGGGTATTTAAAAAAATATAAGAATAAGAGGACAAGACATTTTGAAACATTTTATGATGTTATAAATGCTATGGAGGAAATGGAGAGGGAATCTTACTATGAAAAGTCTCTGTGA
- a CDS encoding rhomboid family intramembrane serine protease, producing MIPLKDNIPTRVFPFLTVFLIVVNSTIFIYELTIPPYMFKEFIYRYGLLPVDVIGLRFDKVITSMFLHGSFAHLFGNMLFLWIFGNNVEDALGRFRFIVFYLVSGFGAALTQSIVSIATGNLYVPMIGASGAISGILAAYIKLYPHAKVLTFIPPFFFMLFVLPAWFFIGYWFFLQVLFAIAVPPGIGGVAWYAHIGGFITGWFVIDVLYRPSKAKVVHYSALR from the coding sequence ATGATCCCACTGAAAGATAACATCCCTACAAGGGTTTTTCCCTTTCTTACTGTCTTTCTTATTGTTGTTAACTCCACTATTTTTATTTATGAACTGACCATTCCTCCGTATATGTTTAAAGAGTTTATATATAGATATGGTTTGCTGCCTGTAGATGTCATCGGGCTGAGATTTGACAAAGTTATAACTTCAATGTTCCTTCACGGTAGTTTTGCTCATCTGTTTGGTAATATGCTATTTTTATGGATATTTGGAAATAATGTAGAAGATGCTCTGGGTAGATTCAGATTTATCGTTTTTTACCTTGTTTCAGGCTTTGGAGCTGCACTGACGCAGTCTATTGTAAGTATTGCAACTGGTAATCTTTATGTGCCCATGATTGGAGCATCTGGCGCAATAAGCGGAATATTGGCTGCATACATAAAGCTGTATCCACACGCAAAGGTTCTAACTTTTATACCACCATTTTTCTTTATGTTGTTCGTTCTTCCTGCCTGGTTCTTTATAGGTTATTGGTTTTTCTTACAGGTTCTTTTTGCTATTGCTGTTCCTCCGGGGATAGGAGGTGTAGCGTGGTATGCACATATAGGAGGCTTTATAACTGGCTGGTTTGTTATTGACGTCCTTTACAGACCCTCAAAAGCTAAGGTTGTCCATTATTCAGCTTTAAGGTAG
- a CDS encoding c-type cytochrome, with translation MGENTAVKWILFFFFPALFIYGLLHVYSSKPAQAKRTKDLTAQEEAGRKVYNKFCVGCHGVNGDGQSEAAKFFKDKPPNFHTAVFRWKSTPEGCLPTDEDLMHILNWGLPQTPMPSFKLVPEVQKRAVIAYIKSFSDRWEKGQPDHEKCQSVYRKIKRPVNFGSPELIAKGKEIYAQNCTACHGEQGRGDGPLASTLPVPPTDLTYPVRAAGPNPEDTFRVLTVGLEGSPMPKFDFLSEEDRWALVSYIAYLMNKGK, from the coding sequence ATGGGAGAAAACACGGCCGTTAAGTGGATTCTGTTCTTCTTCTTCCCGGCACTGTTCATTTACGGCCTGTTGCATGTTTATTCATCAAAACCTGCACAGGCAAAAAGAACAAAAGATCTCACGGCGCAGGAAGAAGCAGGAAGAAAAGTTTATAACAAGTTCTGTGTTGGATGTCATGGAGTAAATGGTGATGGTCAGTCTGAAGCAGCAAAATTTTTCAAGGACAAACCACCTAACTTTCACACAGCTGTTTTCAGATGGAAGTCTACACCCGAAGGTTGTCTTCCAACAGATGAAGATCTGATGCACATTCTGAACTGGGGACTACCTCAAACTCCAATGCCATCATTTAAACTTGTTCCAGAAGTTCAGAAGAGAGCTGTTATTGCCTACATCAAATCATTCTCAGACAGATGGGAGAAAGGACAGCCTGACCATGAAAAATGTCAGTCTGTTTACAGAAAGATTAAAAGACCTGTAAACTTCGGTTCTCCTGAGCTTATTGCGAAAGGGAAGGAGATTTATGCACAAAACTGTACAGCATGTCACGGTGAGCAGGGAAGAGGAGACGGTCCACTTGCATCTACACTTCCAGTTCCTCCAACAGACCTGACATACCCTGTTAGAGCTGCAGGTCCAAATCCAGAAGATACATTCAGAGTTCTCACTGTTGGTCTTGAAGGTTCCCCAATGCCTAAATTTGATTTCTTATCTGAAGAAGACAGATGGGCTCTTGTTTCTTACATCGCTTACCTTATGAACAAAGGTAAATAA
- a CDS encoding cbb3-type cytochrome c oxidase subunit II: protein MGKMERFSFVALVAGIIFFLFADFISWALPMFVLKDIPKKSVEDLAAEAIAKNTTAWSDFNKLARYYPDSFKKLCEYTEAYSGAGDVIKDCKPNEKTFAKALRIGHRWYIAEGCWNCHSQMVRPVSNETLRFGIPGVSNTVSYPSEFQNELQAPVLWGTKRIGQDLIRVAAVHDVSWHVAHLYNPQSTSPGSVMPGYPWFFEKDKNGNIVPNERGIALLTYVMWLGSWEVKPPKSFRIETAEK, encoded by the coding sequence ATGGGTAAGATGGAACGTTTTTCATTTGTTGCGTTAGTGGCAGGAATTATATTTTTCCTGTTTGCTGACTTTATATCGTGGGCTCTGCCTATGTTTGTTCTAAAGGACATACCTAAAAAATCTGTAGAAGATCTGGCAGCTGAAGCTATAGCGAAGAACACAACAGCATGGTCAGACTTCAATAAACTGGCAAGATATTATCCTGATTCTTTCAAAAAGTTATGTGAATATACAGAAGCTTATAGTGGAGCTGGAGATGTCATAAAAGACTGTAAGCCAAACGAAAAGACCTTCGCTAAAGCTCTCAGAATAGGTCACAGATGGTATATTGCTGAAGGTTGCTGGAACTGTCATTCTCAGATGGTCAGACCTGTTTCTAACGAAACACTCAGATTTGGAATTCCTGGGGTATCTAATACTGTGTCATATCCTTCTGAGTTCCAGAACGAACTTCAGGCTCCGGTTCTGTGGGGAACAAAGAGAATTGGACAGGATTTAATAAGGGTAGCTGCTGTACACGATGTTAGCTGGCATGTAGCTCACCTTTATAACCCTCAGTCCACATCTCCTGGTTCTGTTATGCCTGGATATCCATGGTTCTTTGAGAAGGATAAAAACGGGAATATAGTTCCAAATGAAAGAGGTATAGCTCTCCTTACTTATGTAATGTGGCTTGGTAGCTGGGAAGTAAAACCACCTAAGTCGTTTAGAATTGAAACTGCGGAAAAATAG
- a CDS encoding cbb3-type cytochrome c oxidase subunit I: MAANNQELQNLVNYGLVKAHVAMGLIFFIIVALMGFLYSLQLDGIYPLAGIEFLSPGRVRMIHTAGAAYGFLVNMFTGLLYWAVPRFTGYRILSNALGWFMFIALQAAVLITVVAILFLGMADNVEWGETPWWLDPIIVFWLLLHLLQFGAPLFKASQRGPLYVTGWYIAAMLVWTPLVVFMGNLIPRFWAVGSGAGAVQSTFIHDLVGLYVTPVAWGLMYYFVPVIMKKPMWSHGLSLLGFWGLAFFYPMNGVHHFLWSPIPMFAQYSAVFATVAVEFAVTSVLINFMMTLRGSAEQLKYNVPLRYMYTGAIFYWITCFQCAFHVTLTFQKVIHFTDWVTGHAHLIMFGTFGLWVLGMAEYVWPRLFGKETMYSKGLSEGAYWLLMIGVLAMFFDLTAAGLVQGFDWIGLNPWIDSVNFSKPFWYFRSIAGIMMITGLFMYALNFYKTATAKTGLTAELREA, encoded by the coding sequence ATGGCGGCTAACAATCAAGAACTACAAAACCTTGTCAACTATGGGCTTGTTAAAGCTCATGTTGCAATGGGTTTGATATTTTTCATTATCGTTGCGTTAATGGGATTTCTATACTCACTTCAGCTTGACGGTATATATCCCCTTGCAGGAATTGAGTTTTTATCTCCTGGTAGGGTTAGAATGATACATACAGCAGGTGCTGCATATGGATTCCTTGTAAACATGTTTACTGGTCTTTTATACTGGGCTGTTCCAAGATTTACAGGATACAGAATTTTGAGTAATGCTCTTGGATGGTTTATGTTTATTGCACTGCAGGCGGCAGTTTTAATAACAGTTGTGGCTATTCTTTTCCTTGGGATGGCAGATAACGTTGAGTGGGGAGAAACTCCATGGTGGCTTGACCCAATAATTGTATTCTGGTTACTGCTTCACCTTTTACAGTTTGGTGCTCCGCTGTTTAAAGCTTCTCAGAGAGGGCCTCTGTACGTTACAGGATGGTATATAGCAGCAATGCTTGTATGGACACCACTTGTTGTGTTTATGGGTAATCTGATACCAAGATTCTGGGCTGTAGGTTCTGGTGCAGGAGCTGTTCAGTCAACGTTTATCCATGACCTTGTTGGTCTGTACGTCACTCCTGTTGCATGGGGTCTTATGTACTACTTTGTACCAGTTATTATGAAGAAGCCTATGTGGTCTCACGGGCTGTCGCTTCTTGGATTCTGGGGACTGGCATTTTTCTATCCAATGAATGGTGTTCACCACTTCCTCTGGTCTCCAATACCAATGTTTGCTCAGTACTCAGCTGTTTTTGCAACAGTTGCTGTTGAGTTTGCAGTTACATCTGTTCTGATCAACTTTATGATGACACTGAGAGGTTCAGCAGAACAGCTTAAATACAATGTTCCACTGAGATATATGTACACAGGTGCTATCTTCTACTGGATTACATGCTTCCAGTGTGCATTCCACGTTACACTCACATTCCAGAAGGTTATCCACTTTACAGACTGGGTAACAGGACACGCTCACCTGATAATGTTTGGAACATTTGGTCTTTGGGTTCTTGGTATGGCTGAGTATGTGTGGCCAAGACTGTTCGGAAAAGAAACAATGTACTCAAAAGGTCTTTCAGAAGGTGCTTACTGGCTCCTTATGATTGGTGTTCTTGCAATGTTCTTTGACCTGACAGCAGCAGGTCTTGTTCAGGGATTTGACTGGATAGGACTCAACCCATGGATTGATTCTGTAAACTTCTCTAAACCATTCTGGTACTTCAGGTCTATAGCTGGAATAATGATGATAACAGGGCTGTTTATGTATGCACTGAACTTCTATAAGACTGCGACTGCAAAAACTGGTCTCACAGCAGAGCTCAGAGAAGCATAA
- a CDS encoding M3 family metallopeptidase → MGRDFPEFMVDESNIHRQKSLVIKQIEKNREEIEKLLSIPEKSYSNFVRPYQILHTKLTELFFPISHLNYVKNSPKVQEVYSSLIPVITEYYTQIGQDKRIYTAFKEIYEKEEQVLSETEKKVLKDLIKDFELSGVGLEKEKRERVKEINIKLSQLQNQFEQNLLNATDSYEMIIEDYEDVKELPEVELKNAQFEKDGKTVYRFTLHQPSYISYMTYGTNREKREQLYRAYVTRAPENENIITEILSLRHELASLLGFKNFAELSLEKKMAQSPEEVINFLRELAIKSKPQAEEEYDQLNRFARSIGLEDDVQAYDFAYYSEKLKKKLYNINDEDYKPYFEKNAVVKGLFNFLNKLFRLEFEQIKAPVWHPTVSVFHLYRKGKIIGRLYLDLEARKGKRDGAWMDEWATYHKDLEGNTVLPVAFIVANFSPSSEETPSLLRPYDVETLFHEMGHALHHLLSRVEEPFVSGISGVEWDAVEFPSQFLEKFAYEPSVLKEFAYHYKTGESIPEEMIERLKQSKNFMSALSMLRQIEFALFDMLIHMDRYTAREVQDILNQVREEVAVIKPPPYNRFQWSFSHIFAGGYAAGYYSYKWAEVLSADAYLMFINSEEYIEDLAEKFYTEILSKGGSRPAKELFKNFAGREPDIDALLKVSGIKIPQEEEA, encoded by the coding sequence ATGGGTAGAGATTTTCCAGAATTTATGGTTGATGAGAGTAATATACACAGGCAAAAAAGTCTTGTTATAAAACAGATAGAAAAAAACAGAGAAGAAATAGAAAAACTACTTTCTATACCTGAGAAAAGTTATTCTAATTTTGTGAGACCTTATCAGATTTTACACACAAAATTGACAGAATTATTTTTTCCTATTTCCCATCTGAACTATGTGAAGAATTCCCCAAAGGTACAGGAGGTCTACTCTTCCCTTATTCCTGTAATAACGGAGTATTATACACAGATTGGTCAAGATAAAAGGATATACACAGCGTTTAAGGAAATTTATGAAAAAGAAGAACAGGTACTATCAGAAACAGAAAAAAAAGTGTTGAAGGATCTTATAAAAGATTTTGAACTTTCAGGTGTAGGGCTTGAAAAAGAAAAAAGGGAAAGGGTAAAGGAGATAAACATAAAATTATCTCAGCTTCAGAATCAGTTTGAACAGAATCTTCTTAATGCTACAGATAGCTATGAGATGATAATTGAAGATTATGAAGATGTGAAAGAGCTCCCTGAGGTTGAACTGAAAAATGCTCAGTTTGAAAAGGATGGAAAAACAGTTTACAGATTCACACTCCATCAGCCGTCTTACATATCATATATGACCTACGGCACAAATAGGGAGAAAAGGGAACAACTATACAGAGCTTATGTTACAAGAGCCCCAGAGAATGAAAATATTATAACCGAGATACTATCTCTCAGACATGAGCTTGCCTCATTACTGGGGTTTAAAAATTTTGCTGAGCTTTCTCTTGAAAAAAAGATGGCACAAAGTCCAGAGGAGGTTATTAATTTTCTTAGGGAACTTGCCATCAAAAGTAAACCTCAGGCAGAAGAAGAGTATGACCAGTTAAACAGATTTGCCAGATCCATTGGGCTGGAAGATGATGTTCAGGCTTATGATTTTGCTTACTATTCAGAAAAACTTAAGAAGAAACTCTACAATATAAATGATGAAGATTACAAACCTTATTTTGAAAAAAATGCTGTTGTAAAAGGACTGTTTAACTTTCTGAATAAACTATTTAGACTTGAGTTTGAACAGATAAAAGCTCCTGTATGGCATCCTACTGTTTCTGTTTTTCATTTATACAGAAAGGGAAAAATAATTGGAAGACTTTACTTAGATTTGGAAGCACGGAAAGGAAAAAGAGACGGTGCATGGATGGATGAATGGGCAACGTATCATAAAGATTTAGAAGGAAATACTGTACTGCCTGTTGCATTTATCGTTGCAAACTTTTCCCCTTCATCTGAAGAAACACCTTCACTGCTGAGGCCATATGATGTGGAAACACTGTTCCACGAGATGGGGCATGCGCTTCATCACTTACTCAGCAGAGTTGAAGAACCTTTTGTCAGTGGCATATCTGGAGTAGAATGGGATGCTGTAGAATTTCCTTCACAGTTTTTAGAAAAATTTGCATATGAACCGTCAGTGCTGAAAGAGTTTGCATATCATTACAAGACGGGAGAATCTATACCAGAAGAGATGATTGAACGATTAAAACAGTCAAAAAATTTTATGTCAGCACTTTCTATGCTCAGACAGATAGAATTTGCCCTGTTTGATATGCTGATTCATATGGACAGATATACAGCAAGAGAAGTCCAAGATATCTTAAATCAAGTAAGAGAAGAAGTGGCAGTTATAAAACCCCCGCCTTATAATAGATTCCAGTGGTCTTTCAGTCACATATTTGCTGGAGGTTATGCTGCAGGATATTACAGCTACAAATGGGCAGAAGTACTTTCAGCTGATGCATATCTGATGTTTATAAACAGTGAGGAGTATATTGAGGATTTAGCTGAAAAATTTTATACAGAGATACTCTCAAAAGGTGGAAGCAGACCGGCAAAAGAGTTGTTTAAAAACTTTGCTGGTAGAGAGCCAGATATAGATGCTCTTTTGAAGGTGAGTGGAATAAAAATACCGCAGGAGGAAGAAGCATGA
- a CDS encoding cytochrome C oxidase subunit III produces the protein MASHLENTKAVDKITYVTDAVPTWWMLFWIGYILFTVAYIVFDWIPDFLGWLDVIGKGPEAADKYIWLRELMRH, from the coding sequence ATGGCTTCACATCTTGAAAATACAAAGGCAGTAGATAAGATCACATATGTCACGGATGCTGTCCCAACATGGTGGATGCTTTTCTGGATTGGTTATATTCTGTTTACTGTAGCTTACATAGTTTTTGACTGGATACCAGATTTCTTAGGCTGGTTAGATGTTATAGGAAAAGGTCCAGAGGCAGCTGATAAGTACATCTGGCTCAGAGAGTTAATGAGACATTAA
- a CDS encoding antibiotic biosynthesis monooxygenase family protein — MIVVMTKFPINPQFLETFEKYAVERFGEKGLKQQEGFIKMNLLKPENFPPNNQNSTFIIETYWKDMESLKKYMESEAFRKAHENPPPREWFAGHPVVEVYTIIKEG; from the coding sequence ATGATTGTTGTTATGACAAAGTTTCCCATCAATCCACAGTTTTTAGAAACTTTTGAAAAGTATGCAGTAGAGAGATTTGGTGAAAAAGGGTTGAAACAGCAGGAAGGATTTATAAAAATGAACCTTCTTAAACCTGAAAACTTCCCTCCAAATAACCAAAACAGTACATTTATTATAGAAACCTACTGGAAGGATATGGAATCTTTAAAAAAGTATATGGAAAGCGAAGCTTTCAGAAAAGCTCACGAAAATCCTCCACCAAGGGAGTGGTTTGCTGGACATCCTGTTGTTGAGGTGTATACGATAATAAAAGAGGGATAA
- a CDS encoding fibronectin type III domain-containing protein has protein sequence MRRVFSIVITFIIAGCGVKGGPYPPFSKNPETVRNVKIKQQDRELVVYWNYIPRYEDGRNMNENFKIEIFSIEHRIVKSLHKKGNLYWFRYKFSQIKEYCFRFKVVTKNKESRFSRYFCYIPSIKYPVIKPEFNLNIKKNGINISWPKSSFTVNIYKTQDSVYYPIPFRTISKADSYTDTSVISGNKYCYYITYEDENGVEGSPSQIKCLTFRDIFPPEPPQNPRLIRKEGLYYIIWTESSSKDVIGYIIEINGKKLINKPIKTYVFSIKSIKKGSVIKIYAVDKAGNISKPATLKLNNGQP, from the coding sequence TTGAGGAGAGTATTTAGCATTGTTATAACATTTATTATTGCAGGATGCGGAGTAAAAGGAGGGCCATATCCTCCATTCTCCAAAAATCCTGAAACTGTGAGGAATGTGAAGATAAAACAGCAGGATAGGGAACTTGTCGTCTACTGGAATTACATCCCTCGCTATGAAGATGGAAGAAATATGAATGAAAACTTCAAGATTGAGATATTCTCCATTGAACACAGAATCGTAAAAAGTCTGCACAAAAAAGGAAATTTATACTGGTTCAGGTATAAATTCAGTCAGATAAAGGAATACTGTTTCAGGTTTAAAGTTGTAACAAAAAATAAAGAAAGCAGATTTTCAAGATATTTCTGTTATATCCCTTCTATAAAATATCCTGTCATAAAGCCAGAATTTAATCTTAATATTAAAAAAAACGGAATAAATATCTCATGGCCTAAAAGTAGTTTTACAGTCAATATATATAAAACACAGGATAGCGTCTATTATCCGATACCTTTTAGAACCATTTCAAAAGCAGACAGTTACACAGATACATCAGTTATTTCAGGAAATAAATACTGTTATTACATCACTTATGAAGATGAAAACGGTGTGGAGGGTAGCCCATCACAGATTAAATGCTTAACATTCAGAGATATATTTCCTCCAGAACCTCCTCAAAATCCAAGACTGATAAGAAAAGAGGGACTGTATTACATCATATGGACTGAAAGCAGCTCAAAAGACGTTATCGGTTATATTATAGAGATAAATGGAAAAAAACTAATTAATAAGCCTATAAAAACATATGTATTTTCAATAAAAAGTATAAAAAAGGGCTCTGTTATAAAGATATATGCAGTTGATAAAGCAGGTAACATAAGCAAACCTGCTACCTTAAAGCTGAATAATGGACAACCTTAG